The nucleotide sequence CTGGCTGTTGATGATTCCCCCTCGATGCGAAAGATGGTGTCTTTCACATTGACCGGGGCTGGCTTTAAGGTGGTGGAAGCCGTCGACGGAGTGGATGCGCTGGAAAAAGCGCAGACAGAGAACATTGATCTGGTCCTGGCCGACCAGAACATGCCGCGTCTCGATGGCATAGGCCTGACCCGCAAGCTGCGCGAAGACCCCAAGTTTCAGGGCACGCCCATCCTGATTCTGACCACGGAGTCCAGCGACCAGATGAAGCAGGCTGGCCGCGCGGCGGGGGCCACGGGATGGCTGGTCAAGCCCTTTGATCCCAATCGTTTGATCGAAGTCATTCAAAAAGTGCTGCGCTAAGCCGATAACAAGCCGATAAACCAGAACAACAGCAGGAATCACCATGGCGGACTTACACCAGGATGGCGCGGGCGCAGACTTTGACCTGAGCCAGTTCTATCAAATCTTTTTCGAGGAAGCGAGCGAGAACCTCGACCAGATGGAGCAGATGCTGCTCAGCCTGGACCTGTCTGCCGCCAACGACGAAGAACTCAACGGCATCTTTCGCTGCGCCCACTCCATCAAGGGTGGCGCTGCCACCTTTGGCTTCTCGGATGTCACCGAGCTGACGCACCGCATGGAGTCCCTGCTGGACCGTCTGCGTCGCCATGAAATCACGCCTGTACCTGCCATGGTCGATGTGCTGCTCGAATCTGCCGACGCCAGCCGCAGCCTGCTGGCCCGCCATCAGGCCGGTGGCGAGGGCGAGCCCATGTCCACCGCAGAGCTGGTGGTGCGCATCGAATCGCTGGCGCAGGGCCTGACGGAAATCCCTCAGGTCAGCCGTGCTGGCGCTGAGGCCCCTGTGGCAGAAGCTGTTGCAGCCCCTGTTTCGGCACCTGCCGTGGTGCAGGAGGCCGCTCCCGTCACCGCGCCGCAGGCCGAAGCTGCAACTTCCAGCGCGGTGGTGGGTACCGAGCCACCGGCTGGTGCGCGTGTGCTGCATATCCATATTGGCCCGCTGAGCCAGCTGGAGATGGGTGACGCGATCAAGGAGCTGTTCCGCGACATCCCCGGCCTGGGCACGATTCAGGATCTGCCCGGCGCTGCTGATGGCTTTCGGCTGTTTCTGGTCAAGACTGCATCCACAGACGATGAACTGCGCGATCTCTTCGTCTTTCATGTGGCCAAGGAGCAGGTGCAGATCAGCGCTGCGGCCGAGCCCGCCGCTGTTGCCGTAGTAGAGACGGCTGCTGCCGAGACCACTGCGGACGAAAGCGTGGTTCCGTCCATTCATTTGCCTGTGGAGGAGTCTTACGGCTTTTTCGCTGGCGCGCCCGGTGCGCCGGGAATGCTCTCAAATGCAGAGCATGTAGCCCAATCTGGTACGGCGGCAGCGGCTCAAAGTGCTTCTAAAGCTGCGCCCAAGGCAGCGGCCGCGCATATGGAGTCCACCAGCATCCGTGTGGATGTGAAGAAGGTGGATCAGCTCATCAATCTGGTGGGCGAGCTGGTGATTACCCAGGCCATGCTGGCGCAGAACAGCCAGGGGCTGGACCCCACGACCTATCAGCAGCTGCTGGCGGGGCTGGCTGATCTGGACCGCAACACACGGGACTTGCAGGAATCGGTGATGTCGATCCGCATGATTCCCATGTCCACCGTGTTCAGCCGCTTCCCGCGCATGCTGCGCGATCTGGCGGGCAAGCTGGGCAAGAAGATTGACCTCATCACCCTGGGCGAAGCCACCGAGCTGGACAAGGGGCTGGTCGAAAAGATCACTGACCCGCTGACCCACCTGGTGCGCAACAGCGTGGACCACGGTATCGAGATGCCGGAAGACCGGCTGGCCGCGGGCAAGTCGGAAAACGGCACACTGACGCTGGCGGCATCGCACCAGGGCGGCTCCATCGTCATTGAGGTGCGGGACGACGGCAAGGGCATGAACCGCGAAAAGATTCTGAGCAAGGCACGCGAGCGCGGCATGGACGTGTCTGATGCCATGCCTGACAGCGAAGTCTGGCAACTGATCTTCGCGCCCGGCTTTTCTACCGCTGAAGTGGTCACTGATGTGTCGGGCCGCGGCGTGGGCATGGACGTGGTCAAACGAAACATCACCTCGCTGGGTGGTACGGTGGAGATTGAGTCCGTCGCCGGTGTGGGCATGAAGGTGGCGGTGCGACTGCCGCTGACCCTGGCCATCATGGATGGCATGTCCGTCGGGGTGGAGGACGAGGTCTATATCCTGCCGCTGTCTTCGGTGGTCGAGTCCTTCCAGGTCAACCCCGACGATGTAAACACCGTGGCCAACGGCACGCAGCTGGTGAAGGTGCGCGACGAATACATGCCGGTGATTGCGCTGGAGCGCACTTTCCAGGTGCCGCGCGCTGATGAAAGCAAGACCAGCAACATCATGGTGGTGGTCGAGGCCGATGGCAGCCGGGTGGCCTTGCTGGTCGATGAGCTGCTGGGCCAGCATCAGGTGGTGGTGAAAAACCTGGAGAGCAACTACCGCAAGGTGCCCAATGTTTCCGGGGCCACCATTCTGGGCGACGGCTCTGTCGCCCTGATTCTGGACACCGGCGCCCTGGTGCGCCGAACCCGCCACTGAAGCGCAGCCAGCGCAACGCCAAACAATCTATCCGCATGGCCTGAGGCCGCAAGGAGCTGAAATGAACCAGACCAACAAGACTGCAGCAGGCGTGGCCACCGGCGCACGCGAGTATCTGACCTTCCGCCTGGGCGAAGAGGAATACGGCATCGACATCCTGAAGGTGCAGGAAATTCGTGGCTACGAGCAGCCCACGCGCATTGCCAATGCGCCCGAGTTCATCAAGGGCGTGGTCAATCTGCGCGGCACCATCGTGCCTATCGTGGACATGCGCCTGCGCTTTAACTGCTCCGAGGTGGAATACAACGCCTTCACCGTGGTCATCATCCTGAATCTGCGCAACCGCGTGGTGGGCATCGTGGTGGACTCGGTCAGCGATGTGATGGAGCTGGCGGCCGAAGCGATTCGCCCTGCACCCGATATCGAAAGCGCCATCGACAACGGCTGCATTCTGGGTCTGGGCTCGGTGGGCGAGCGCATGCTGATCCTGCTGGACATTGAAAAGCTCATGGGCAACGTCGATATGGGCCTGGTGGCCTCTGAAGCCTGATTGGTACCGGAATCAATGTGCTGAACTCGGACCGACACCCTTCCTCCTTGGCCGCCAGAAAACCGGCTGAGGCTGATGCTCCACTGGGAAATGCATTGGGCCCGCTGGCGCAGGGGCGCGAGTTCGCCTGGTCCGGGCGCGACTTTTCCAGAGTGCAGGCGCTGATCTACAAGCGCGCAGGCATCAGCTTGCACGATGGCAAGCACGCCATGGTGTACAGCCGCCTGTCACGCAGGCTGCGTGATACCGGGCATGACAGCTTTGCCAGCTATCTGGACTGGCTGGAATCCATCAACGATGGGCCGGAGTGGCAGGAGTTCGTCAATGCCCTGACGACCAATCTGACCTCGTTCTTCCGCGAAGCGCACCATTTCGAGATTCTTGCCCAGCACCTGCGCAGCCATAAGCCCGCAGGCAGTGGCTGGAAGGTGTGGTGCAGCGCCGCCTCGACAGGGGAGGAGCCGTACTCGATTCTGATGACGGCTGTGGAGAGCCTGGGCGCATCGACCAGCCTTGCGCTGACGGCCAGCGATATTGACTCGCGGGTGCTGGAAGTGGCCTCGCATGGGGTCTATCGTGCGGAAAACCTCAAAGGGGTCAGCACAGAGCGCCTGCACCGGTTTTTCTTGCGCGGGCGATCGGCCAATTCCGGCATGGTGCGCATCAAGCCTGAAATCCGGCGCATGGTGGATTTCATCAATGTCAACCTGATTGCCGGGGACTACGCATTTCGCGAGCCCTTCGATGTGGTGTTCTGCCGCAACGTGATGATCTACTTTGACGCCCCCACTCAGCGCCGCGTGCTGGAGCGCATTCACAAGGTGATGTCGCCCGGTGGCCTGCTATTTGTGGGGCATGCTGAAAATTTCAGCGATTCGCGCGATCTGTTCGCACTCAAGGGCAAGACCGTCTATGAGCGCCAGTGAAGCTGAACTGCGGAGGGCTGCCGCATGCTGAACCCGCCACGGGGTGAATCCATGGTGCATGCGGAGCGCCGTGCCGCCATGCGCATGCACAGCTATAGCGCTGCGGACTATCCCGATCCGGCGGGCGTGGCGCCGGTGGCCACGCTGGAGCAGCTCAAGCGCCAGCCGCGCCAGAATGGTGAAGCATCGTTCTTCTACTTCGACCCGCATTTTCAGCTCAGTGCCGCCAAGGTTCTGCCGGGGGAGTATTTCGTCTCCCGCCAGGAGATGGCCATAGTGACCGTGCTGGGCTCCTGCATTGCTGCCTGTCTGTGGGACCGCAGCATGCGCGTGGGGGGAATGAACCATTTCATGCTGCCGGATGGCGACAGCAGCGATGTTTCGGGGCGCTATGGCTCTTACGCCATGGAACTGCTGATCAACGAAATGCTGAAGCTGGGTGCCCGGCGTGAATCCATGCAGGCCAAGATCTTTGGCGGCGGCCAGGTCATGGCTAACTTCACCACCATGAATGTGGGCGAGCGCAATACCGCATTCGTCACCGAATACTTGCAGACCGAGCGCATTCCCATCGTCTCTCAGGACGTGCTGGACATCTATCCGCGCAAGGTAGTTTTTTTCCCGTCCACAGGCAAGGCCATGGTCAAGCGACTGGCCCATGCCCATCCCGAAGCGCTGGTGCAGCAGGAGATCAGCCGTGGCAGTGCCGCCGTTGTGGCGCGCAAGACAGCCGGCGGGTCGGTGGACTTGTTTTGAGGAAGGTTGAGCGTTGATAAAGCCAAAAATCCGGGTGATTGTGGTGGATGACTCCGCACTGGTGCGCAGTCTGCTGGCGGAGATCATCAATCGGCAGCACGATATGGAGTGCATTGGCACGGCCAATGATCCGCTGATTGCCCGCGAGATGATTCGTGAGCTGAACCCGGACGTGATCACGCTGGATGTGGAAATGCCCCGCATGGATGGCATTGATTTTCTGGGCCGTCTCATGCGTCTGCGCCCCATGCCGGTCGTGATGATTTCCACGCTGACCGAGCGAGGCGCTGAAGTCACCATGCGCGCCCTTGAACTGGGTGCCATCGATTTTGTGGCCAAGCCCCGTGTGGGTGTGGCCAATGGCCTGCAGGAACTGGCCAGTCAGATCGTGGACAAAATCCGGGTGGCTGCGGTTGCCCAGGTGCGGCGGCTGGCGGTTGCGCCCAGTGGCGTTGCGGCTGGCGCTGCCAGCCGGCCCGCTGCAGCGCCTCGGCCAGCGCCGCTTTCGGGCTTGCTGGGCCGTATTTCCACAGAAAAAATCATCGCCATTGGCGCATCAACCGGTGGAACCGAGGCGATCCGTGAGGTTCTGACCCATCTGCCTGCAGACTGCCCGGCCATTGTCATTACCCAGCATATGCCGCCAGGCTTTACCACCAGCTTCGCGGCGCGCCTCGATAGTCTGTGCCAGATGACGGTCAAGGAGGCTGTGCACGGAGAGCGTCTGCTGCCCGGTCACGCCTATATCGCACCGGGCGGCAAGCATTTCTCCATCACCCGCAGTGGTGCCAACTATGTGGCTGTGGTGGATGATGCGCCGCCAGTGAACCGCCACAAGCCATCGGTGGAAGTGCTGTTCAAGTCGGTGGCGGCCAATGCCGGGCGCAATGCCTACGGCATCATGCTGACCGGCATGGGCGCGGATGGCGCCATCGCCATGCGCGAGATGCGTGACGCTGGCAGCTACAACTTGGTTCAGGACGAAAGCACTTGCATCGTCTTCGGCATGCCCCGCGAAGCCATTGCGCATGGGGCCGCCGATGAGGTGCTGCCCCTGCCGCAGGTTGCCCCTGCCTTATTGAGCAAGCTGCGTGGCGGATCCGATCAGGTGCACCACCGCATCTGATTACATATAAAAATGAGCGCCTTGCGCTTGCCGTCTAATGAGTTGAAATGCTTTAAGCACTGAAACCCAAGAGAGGCAAGCGCAAGGCGCTCTCCTTATTGATGTTGTTGAATAGGTCTTGGCTTATTCAGACAGCGCCGTCCAGCGCTCCAGCGCTTCCATCAGCGCTTCGTCAATCTCTGCATCGCGCTGATGCATGGCAACGGCCTTGGTGTTGTCACTGGCAAACAGGCTGCCATCGGCCAGCGCATCCTGAATCTGCTTTTGCTCGGCTTCCAGTGCAGCGATGGTGGCGGGCAGGGTTTCCAGCTCGCGCTGCTCCTTGTAGCTGAGCTTCTTCTTGGGCGCTGCCGCTGCAGGGGCTGCTGTGGCAACGGGGGCTGCAGGCTTGGCTTCTTCCTTGGCGGGCGCCTTGGCCTGCGCCGCTTCGGCAATTGCCTTGCTGCGGCGAGACTGCTCCATCCAGTCCGTCACACCGCCTTCGTATTCACGCCAGTGGCCCGGGCCTTCCCAGGCAATGGTGCTGGTCACCACGTTGTCCAGGAAAGTTCGGTCGTGGCTGACCAGGAACACGGTTCCGTCATAGTTCTGCAGCAGCTCTTCCAGCATGTCCAGCGTCTCGATGTCGAGGTCGTTGGTCGGCTCGTCCAGCACCAAAACATTGGCGGGGCGGGCAAACAGACGCGCCAGCAGCAAGCGGTTGCGCTCGCCGCCAGACAGTGATGCCACGGGGGAATGCGCACGCGCAGGCGAGAACAGAAAGTCCGCCAGATAGCTCTTGACGTGCTTTTTCTGGTTGCCAATCTCAATCCACTCGCTACCGGGGCTGATGAAGTCTTCCAGCGTGGCATTCAGATCGACCTGATGGCGCATCTGGTCAAAGTAGGCCACCTGCAGATTGCCGCCCAGGCGCACCGTGCCACTGTCGGGGGCCAGTTCGCCCAGAATCATCTTCAGCAGCGTCGTCTTGCCAGCGCCATTCGGGCCCAGCAGGCCCACCTTGTCGCCACGCAAAATGGTGCCGCTGAACTTCTGAACAATATTCTTTTCGCCAAACGACTTGCTGACATCTGTCAGCTCGGCCACGATCTTGCCCTGATAGCCGTCGCCCTTGCCGGAAGCGATATCCATGTTCACACCGCCCAGTACATCACGGCGCTGCGCACGGCTGGCCCGCAGTTCCTGCAATCGGGTAATACGGCTCTGGCTGCGAGTGCGGCGGGCTTCCACGCCTTTGCGAATCCAGACTTCTTCCTGAGCCAGCAACTTGTCGGCCTTGGCGTTGATGACCGCCTCTTGTGCCAGCTGCTCTTCCTTTTGCAGCACGTACTGGGAGAAGTTGCCCGGATAGGTGCGCAAAATGCCCCGGTCCAGCTCCACAATGCGTGTGGCAATGCGGTCCAGAAAGCTGCGGTCGTGGGTAATGGTGATGACGCTGCCCTTGAAGGCAATCAGCAACTCCTCCAGCCACTCAATAGAGTCCAGATCCAGGTGGTTGGTAGGCTCATCCAGCAGCAGCACGTCAGGGCGCGCTACCAGTGCCTGAGCCAGTGCCACGCGCTTGCGGGTGCCGCCAGACAGGCTGCCTACCAAAGCGGTGGGGTCCAGGTGCAGGCGTTGCAGCGTCTCTTCTACCCGTTGCTCCCAGTTCCAGGCGTCATAAGCCTCAATCTGGGTCTGCAGCGCATCCAGGTCTTCGCCCTCGCCGCCAGCCAGATAGCGCTCGCGAACTGCAATCACCTCAGCCAGACCATCGGAAGCTGATTGAAAAATCGTGTGCTCAGGATTCAGGTTCGGCTCTTGCGCCACATAAGTAATACGAACCTCGTTTTGAACCTGAAGTTGACCGTCATCCGCCTTGGCCAAGCCGCCCAGAATCTTGAGCAGAGAAGACTTGCCAGCGCCATTGCGGCCGATCAGACCGACGCGTTCGCCGGTTTCCAGGGAGAAATTGGCGTGGTCCAGCAGGGCCACGTGCCCGAACGCCAGTTGAGCGTCCAACAAAGTAATCAGTGCCATCGTGCCCCCATTATCGTTGGCCTCCATAGAGACAGCGGCCGTAAGGCCGCTGTCTCTTGGCTTCTGTGCCCGGGCGCCTGTCTCGCAAAGACCCTGACCGCAAGTGAATCTTTTGTGTCAGAACTCGCCTGCCTAGGGTTTTACCTATGCTATAGTTCAACCCATCGCAGCAAACAACTGCCTCGCACAACTCCAGAAGTTCTTGCGAAGGTCTTCAAAAAGTTGTGGTACACTGCAAGGCTTCGCTGATCACAGCAAAGCAAGAAATCTGAATCGGTTTTGCCGGTTTTTGAATTCAGATCCTTAAAAAAATACAGCCGATAAGCGTGGGCGTTTGGTGGCAAGCAGCCAGTTCTACGGAACAAACTCTTCGGAGTTATCAAACGTTCACAAAAACAGTAATGAAGAAGATTTATCTTCTGATTTCCGTCAAGTGAATGAGCAGTCGAAAGACTTTAAATTCAAGATCGAACTATAGAGTTTGATCCTGGCTCAGATTGAACGCTGG is from Comamonas fluminis and encodes:
- a CDS encoding protein-glutamate methylesterase/protein-glutamine glutaminase is translated as MKPKIRVIVVDDSALVRSLLAEIINRQHDMECIGTANDPLIAREMIRELNPDVITLDVEMPRMDGIDFLGRLMRLRPMPVVMISTLTERGAEVTMRALELGAIDFVAKPRVGVANGLQELASQIVDKIRVAAVAQVRRLAVAPSGVAAGAASRPAAAPRPAPLSGLLGRISTEKIIAIGASTGGTEAIREVLTHLPADCPAIVITQHMPPGFTTSFAARLDSLCQMTVKEAVHGERLLPGHAYIAPGGKHFSITRSGANYVAVVDDAPPVNRHKPSVEVLFKSVAANAGRNAYGIMLTGMGADGAIAMREMRDAGSYNLVQDESTCIVFGMPREAIAHGAADEVLPLPQVAPALLSKLRGGSDQVHHRI
- a CDS encoding chemotaxis protein CheW — its product is MNQTNKTAAGVATGAREYLTFRLGEEEYGIDILKVQEIRGYEQPTRIANAPEFIKGVVNLRGTIVPIVDMRLRFNCSEVEYNAFTVVIILNLRNRVVGIVVDSVSDVMELAAEAIRPAPDIESAIDNGCILGLGSVGERMLILLDIEKLMGNVDMGLVASEA
- a CDS encoding response regulator is translated as MRSILAVDDSPSMRKMVSFTLTGAGFKVVEAVDGVDALEKAQTENIDLVLADQNMPRLDGIGLTRKLREDPKFQGTPILILTTESSDQMKQAGRAAGATGWLVKPFDPNRLIEVIQKVLR
- the cheD gene encoding chemoreceptor glutamine deamidase CheD encodes the protein MVHAERRAAMRMHSYSAADYPDPAGVAPVATLEQLKRQPRQNGEASFFYFDPHFQLSAAKVLPGEYFVSRQEMAIVTVLGSCIAACLWDRSMRVGGMNHFMLPDGDSSDVSGRYGSYAMELLINEMLKLGARRESMQAKIFGGGQVMANFTTMNVGERNTAFVTEYLQTERIPIVSQDVLDIYPRKVVFFPSTGKAMVKRLAHAHPEALVQQEISRGSAAVVARKTAGGSVDLF
- a CDS encoding chemotaxis protein CheW, producing MADLHQDGAGADFDLSQFYQIFFEEASENLDQMEQMLLSLDLSAANDEELNGIFRCAHSIKGGAATFGFSDVTELTHRMESLLDRLRRHEITPVPAMVDVLLESADASRSLLARHQAGGEGEPMSTAELVVRIESLAQGLTEIPQVSRAGAEAPVAEAVAAPVSAPAVVQEAAPVTAPQAEAATSSAVVGTEPPAGARVLHIHIGPLSQLEMGDAIKELFRDIPGLGTIQDLPGAADGFRLFLVKTASTDDELRDLFVFHVAKEQVQISAAAEPAAVAVVETAAAETTADESVVPSIHLPVEESYGFFAGAPGAPGMLSNAEHVAQSGTAAAAQSASKAAPKAAAAHMESTSIRVDVKKVDQLINLVGELVITQAMLAQNSQGLDPTTYQQLLAGLADLDRNTRDLQESVMSIRMIPMSTVFSRFPRMLRDLAGKLGKKIDLITLGEATELDKGLVEKITDPLTHLVRNSVDHGIEMPEDRLAAGKSENGTLTLAASHQGGSIVIEVRDDGKGMNREKILSKARERGMDVSDAMPDSEVWQLIFAPGFSTAEVVTDVSGRGVGMDVVKRNITSLGGTVEIESVAGVGMKVAVRLPLTLAIMDGMSVGVEDEVYILPLSSVVESFQVNPDDVNTVANGTQLVKVRDEYMPVIALERTFQVPRADESKTSNIMVVVEADGSRVALLVDELLGQHQVVVKNLESNYRKVPNVSGATILGDGSVALILDTGALVRRTRH
- a CDS encoding ABC-F family ATP-binding cassette domain-containing protein, with protein sequence MALITLLDAQLAFGHVALLDHANFSLETGERVGLIGRNGAGKSSLLKILGGLAKADDGQLQVQNEVRITYVAQEPNLNPEHTIFQSASDGLAEVIAVRERYLAGGEGEDLDALQTQIEAYDAWNWEQRVEETLQRLHLDPTALVGSLSGGTRKRVALAQALVARPDVLLLDEPTNHLDLDSIEWLEELLIAFKGSVITITHDRSFLDRIATRIVELDRGILRTYPGNFSQYVLQKEEQLAQEAVINAKADKLLAQEEVWIRKGVEARRTRSQSRITRLQELRASRAQRRDVLGGVNMDIASGKGDGYQGKIVAELTDVSKSFGEKNIVQKFSGTILRGDKVGLLGPNGAGKTTLLKMILGELAPDSGTVRLGGNLQVAYFDQMRHQVDLNATLEDFISPGSEWIEIGNQKKHVKSYLADFLFSPARAHSPVASLSGGERNRLLLARLFARPANVLVLDEPTNDLDIETLDMLEELLQNYDGTVFLVSHDRTFLDNVVTSTIAWEGPGHWREYEGGVTDWMEQSRRSKAIAEAAQAKAPAKEEAKPAAPVATAAPAAAAPKKKLSYKEQRELETLPATIAALEAEQKQIQDALADGSLFASDNTKAVAMHQRDAEIDEALMEALERWTALSE
- a CDS encoding CheR family methyltransferase, with the protein product MLNSDRHPSSLAARKPAEADAPLGNALGPLAQGREFAWSGRDFSRVQALIYKRAGISLHDGKHAMVYSRLSRRLRDTGHDSFASYLDWLESINDGPEWQEFVNALTTNLTSFFREAHHFEILAQHLRSHKPAGSGWKVWCSAASTGEEPYSILMTAVESLGASTSLALTASDIDSRVLEVASHGVYRAENLKGVSTERLHRFFLRGRSANSGMVRIKPEIRRMVDFINVNLIAGDYAFREPFDVVFCRNVMIYFDAPTQRRVLERIHKVMSPGGLLFVGHAENFSDSRDLFALKGKTVYERQ